From the Ostrinia nubilalis chromosome 8, ilOstNubi1.1, whole genome shotgun sequence genome, one window contains:
- the LOC135073775 gene encoding membrane-associated protein Hem translates to MSTMSRSVHISQQKLAEKLIILNDRGIGMLTRIYNIKKACGDAKSKPAFLSDKALESSIKHIVRRFPNIDVKGLQAINNIRNEIIKSLSLYYYTFVDLLDFKDNVVELLNIINACQVTLDLTLNFELTKNYLDLVTTYVSLMILLSRVEDRKAVLGLFNAAHEMVHNQIDQSFPRLGQLIVDYDAPLKKLSEEFIPHQKILTTALNSLWHVYPARNLTAEHWRSEQKLSLVSNPAQLPKPSETNTMSCEYISLECLERYVIFGLALCHQMLQQEHANKMWVSALESGWVVALFRDEVIYIHSYIQGFFDGIKGYGKRISEVKDCYHHAVQKAGYKHRERRKFLRTALKELGLILSDQPGLMGPKALLVFIGLCYARDEVFWLLRHNDNPPQKVKGKAAEDLVDRQLPELLFHMEELRALVRKYTQVMQRYYVQYLSGYDAVALNLMIQNLQVCPEDESVILSSLCNTAANLSVKQVEDSEIFDFRAFRLDWFRLQAYTSLAKAPLNLVDQRELAQYIDKMVFHTKMIDNLDEMMVETSDLSLFCFYSKIFESQFHLCLEFPAQNRYIIAFPLICSHFQNCTHELCPEERHHIRERSLSVVNIFLEEMAKEAKNIITTICDEQCTMSDKLLPKHCAQTIAHLANRKKKDKNKKNTIDFVKPGAESYRKTREELTTMDKLHMALTELCYAINYCQTVNVWEYTFAPREYLHQHLETRFSKALVGMVMFNQDTSEIAKPSELLVSVRAYMNVLQSVENYVHIDITRVFNNCLLQQTQSIDSYGEKTIASLYTQWYSEILLRRVSAGSICFSMNQKAFVSLTAEGAIPFNAEEYSDINELRALAELIGPYGMKSLSETLMWHISSQVQELKKLVVQNKEVLQMLRTNFDKPEIMREQFKRLQHVDNVLQRMTIIGVILSFRQIAQESLLDVLERRIPFLISSIKDFQQQLPSGDPMRVISEMCSAAGLSCKVDPTLASALRQHKAEAEEEEHLVVCLLMVFVAVSLPRLARSESSFYRPSLEGHANNIHCIAPAINHIFGALFTICGQGDIEDRMKEFLALASSSLLRLGQETDKEAIKNRESVYLLLDLIVQESPFLTMDLLESCFPYVLIRNAYHEVYKQEQMLLHS, encoded by the coding sequence ATGTCTACGATGTCGAGGTCTGTCCACATCAGCCAGCAGAAGCTGGCTGAGAAACTGATCATATTGAATGACCGGGGTATTGGGATGCTTACTAGGATTTACAATATCAAGAAGGCGTGTGGCGATGCGAAGTCGAAGCCCGCTTTTTTGTCCGACAAGGCCTTGGAGTCATCAATCAAACACATTGTAAGAAGATTTCCCAACATTGATGTCAAAGGACTCCAAGCTATCAACAACATAAGAAATGAAATAATCAAGTCCCTTTCACTGTATTACTATACTTTTGTTGATTTGTTGGACTTCAAAGACAATGTTGTTgaacttttaaatattattaatgctTGCCAGGTAACATTAGAtctaactttgaattttgaacTTACAAAAAACTATTTAGATTTGGTCACAACTTATGTTTCTTTGATGATTTTGCTGTCCCGGGTTGAGGACCGGAAAGCAGTGCTGGGGCTTTTCAATGCTGCACATGAAATGGTTCATAACCAGATAGATCAAAGTTTCCCCCGTTTGGGTCAGCTGATCGTTGACTATGATGCACCACTCAAGAAGCTCTCTGAAGAATTTATACCCCACCAGAAGATATTGACCACTGCCTTGAACTCCCTGTGGCATGTGTATCCAGCTAGGAATTTGACTGCTGAACATTGGAGATCAGAGCAGAAGTTAAGTTTAGTGAGCAACCCTGCTCAGCTCCCTAAACCTTCTGAAACAAATACAATGTCATGTGAATACATCTCACTAGAATGTCTTGAGAGATATGTCATTTTTGGCCTAGCCCTTTGTCACCAGATGCTGCAACAAGAACATGCAAACAAAATGTGGGTCAGTGCTTTGGAGTCAGGGTGGGTGGTTGCTTTGTTTAGAGATGAAGTCATTTACATACACAGTTATATACAGGGCTTTTTTGATGGAATTAAGGGTTATGGTAAAAGAATATCTGAGGTAAAGGATTGCTACCATCATGCTGTGCAGAAAGCTGGATACAAACATAGAGAAAGGAGAAAATTCTTGAGAACAGCATTGAAAGAGCTGGGGCTTATCCTGTCTGATCAGCCTGGATTGATGGGCCCTAAAGCTTTGCTGGTGTTCATTGGGCTCTGCTATGCAAGGGATGAAGTATTCTGGCTCCTACGGCACAATGATAATCCACCCCAAAAAGTGAAAGGAAAAGCAGCTGAAGACCTAGTGGACCGTCAGCTACCTGAACTTCTGTTTCACATGGAAGAGTTGAGAGCTCTTGTTCGCAAATATACCCAAGTAATGCAGAGATACTATGTTCAATATTTATCTGGTTATGATGCTGTTGCATTGAACCTTATGATACAAAATCTGCAAGTGTGCCCAGAGGACGAGAGTGTTATTCTTTCTTCACTCTGTAACACTGCTGCTAATTTAAGTGTGAAGCAAGTGGAGGACAGTGAAATTTTTGATTTTAGAGCATTCCGCTTGGATTGGTTCAGATTGCAAGCATACACTTCACTTGCCAAAGCTCCATTAAATCTGGTGGACCAACGAGAGCTGGCACAGTACATTGATAAAATGGTCTTCCATACCAAAATGATTGACAACCTCGATGAAATGATGGTTGAAACATCAGATTTGTccctcttttgtttttatagcaaGATATTTGAAAGCCAATTCCATTTGTGCCTAGAGTTTCCAGCACAAAACAGATACATAATTGCATTCCCCCTGATTTGCAGTCACTTCCAAAATTGTACTCATGAGTTATGTCCTGAGGAAAGACACCACATTCGGGAAAGAAGCCTGTCTGTTGTGAATATATTCTTAGAGGAAATGGCTAAAGAGGCAAAGAACATTATCACAACAATATGTGATGAACAATGCACAATGAGTGATAAACTGCTTCCTAAACATTGTGCACAAACTATTGCCCATTTGGCCAACAGAAAAAAGAaagataagaataagaaaaatacCATAGACTTTGTTAAGCCAGGAGCTGAGAGTTACAGAAAGACAAGAGAAGAACTGACTACAATGGATAAACTACACATGGCACTAACAGAACTTTGCTATGCCATCAATTACTGCCAAACTGTCAATGTGTGGGAGTATACATTTGCACCCCGTGAATATTTACATCAGCATTTGGAAACTAGATTTTCAAAGGCCTTGGTGGGAATGGTTATGTTTAACCAAGATACAAGTGAAATTGCCAAACCATCTGAACTTCTAGTAAGTGTCAGAGCTTACATGAATGTGCTTCAGAGTGTTGAGAACTATGTTCACATAGACATCACAAGAGTCTTCAATAATTGTCTGTTACAACAAACACAAAGCATTGACAGCTATGGTGAAAAAACCATAGCATCCCTGTACACCCAATGGTACTCTGAAATATTACTTCGAAGAGTAAGTGCAGGAAGCATTTGCTTTTCAATGAATCAAAAAGCATTTGTGAGTCTCACAGCTGAAGGGGCAATCCCATTCAATGCTGAAGAATATTCAGACATCAATGAACTTCGCGCACTTGCTGAATTGATTGGCCCATATGGAATGAAATCTTTGAGTGAAACATTAATGTGGCATATATCTAGCCAAGTGCAAGAGCTCAAAAAGTTGGTAGTTCAAAACAAGGAAGTACTTCAGATGCTACGCACCAACTTTGATAAACCAGAGATAATGAGAGAGCAATTTAAAAGATTGCAGCATGTGGACAATGTGCTCCAAAGGATGACAATAATTGGTGTTATTTTGAGCTTCCGTCAAATAGCACAAGAATCTCTTTTAGATGTGTTGGAGAGAAGAATTCCATTCTTGATCAGTTCCATCAAAGATTTCCAACAGCAACTGCCTAGTGGAGACCCGATGCGCGTTATTTCAGAGATGTGCTCAGCCGCAGGACTGTCGTGCAAGGTCGACCCGACCTTAGCATCGGCGCTACGGCAACACAAAGCAGAAGCAGAGGAAGAGGAACATCTGGTTGTTTGCTTACTAATGGTGTTTGTCGCTGTTTCTCTACCCAGGCTGGCTCGCAGTGAAAGCTCGTTCTATAGACCATCTCTGGAAGGTCATGCCAATAACATACATTGCATTGCACCAGCTATCAATCATATATTTGGTGCGTTGTTCACGATATGCGGGCAGGGTGATATTGAGGACCGAATGAAGGAGTTTCTGGCTTTAGCGTCGTCTTCTTTGCTGCGCCTCGGTCAGGAAACTGATAAAGAAGCAATAAAAAACAGAGAATCGGTGTACTTGCTGCTAGATTTAATTGTACAAGAATCTCCATTCCTTACAATGGACTTGCTGGAATCATGCTTTCCATATGTTTTAATACGTAATGCTTATCACGAAGTTTATAAGCAGGAACAGATGCTTTTGCATTCATAA